One region of Arachis duranensis cultivar V14167 unplaced genomic scaffold, aradu.V14167.gnm2.J7QH unplaced_Scaffold_121443, whole genome shotgun sequence genomic DNA includes:
- the LOC107472486 gene encoding putative pentatricopeptide repeat-containing protein At3g13770, mitochondrial translates to MHVILPTRHVIRSIIHKTLIQQKQHHHQLKLLLPTHPSNSLHVLSTFIPSNNNLQQSLLQMALCGYDMNFQEYNTLLNECVIRRAFREGQRVHAHMIKTRYLPAVYLRTRLIVFYAKCDSLADAHRVLDEMPEQNVVSWTAMISAYSQRGYAIQALNLFVQMLRSGTEPNEFTFATVLTSCTGSLGFFLGRQIHSLIIRLNYEVHVFVGSSLLDMYAKDGKIHEARDIFECLPERDVVSCTAIIAGYAQLSLDEEALELFRRLQGEGMQSNYVTYTSVLTALSGLAALDHGKQVHNHVLRAELPSYVVLQNSLIDMYSKCGNLTYSRRIFDTMHERTVISWNAMLVGYSKHGMGREVLELFTLMRDENKVKPDRVTILAVLSGCSHGGLENKGMDIFYDMIDEKIAVEPEPEHYGCVVDLLGRAGRVEEALEFIKKMPFEPTAAILGSLLGACRVHSNVDIGEFVGRRLLEIEPGNAGNYVIL, encoded by the exons ATGCACGTTATTCTCCCTACAAGACATGTCATACGTTCCATCATCCACAAAACCTTAATCCAACAAAAACAACACCATCACCAACTAAAACTTCTTCTTCCAACTCATCCTTCAAACTCACTACATGTTCTCAGCACATTCATTCCCTCTAACAACAATCTCCAACAATCACTTCTACAAATGGCCCTTTGTGGATATGACATGAACTTCCAAGAATACAACACACTCTTGAACGAGTGTGTGATCAGAAGAGCATTTAGGGAAGGGCAAAGGGTACATGCCCACATGATCAAAACCCGCTATCTTCCTGCAGTGTACCTCAGGACAAGGTTGATTGTGTTCTACGCTAAGTGTGATTCCTTGGCAGATGCCCACCGGGTGCTCGATGAAATGCCTGAACAGAATGTGGTCTCGTGGACTGCCATGATTTCTGCGTATTCTCAGAGAGGGTATGCCATTCAAGCCTTGAATCTTTTTGTACAGATGTTAAGATCAG gtACAGAACCTAACGAGTTCACTTTTGCTACTGTACTTACTTCTTGTACAGGTTCTCTGGGATTCTTCTTGGGGAGGCAAATCCACTCCCTTATCATAAGATTAAATTACGAAGTGCATGTTTTTGTTGGAAGTTCACTCCTTGATATGTATGCTAAAGATGGTAAAATTCATGAAGCTCGAGACATATTTGAATGCTTGCCAGAAAGGGATGTAGTTTCTTGCACTGCTATAATCGCTGGATATGCTCAACTGAGTTTGGATGAGGAAGCACTGGAGCTGTTTCGCCGGTTACAGGGGGAAGGAATGCAATCCAATTATGTTACTTACACTAGTGTCTTAACTGCGCTTTCTGGACTTGCTGCTTTAGATCATGGGAAGCAAGTGCACAACCATGTTCTTCGCGCTGAACTTCCATCATATGTGGTTCTCCAAAATTCATTGATTGACATGTACTCAAAATGTGGCAACCTCACTTATTCTAGAAGAATTTTCGATACCATGCATGAGAGAACAGTTATCTCTTGGAATGCAATGCTGGTTGGTTATAGCAAACATGGAATGGGAAGAGAAGTGCTTGAgcttttcactttaatgagagATGAAAACAAAGTCAAGCCTGACAGGGTCACAATTTTGGCCGTTTTATCTGGCTGCAGTCACGGGGGACTGGAAAACAAGGGGATggatatattttatgatatgatCGATGAAAAAATCGCAGTTGAGCCAGAGCCTGAGCATTATGGTTGTGTTGTTGATTTGCTTGGTCGTGCTGGTCGGGTAGAAGAAGCTCTTGagttcataaaaaaaatgcCTTTTGAACCAACAGCCGCTATATTGGGTTCCCTTTTAGGTGCTTGCAGAGTTCATTCAAATGTTGACATTGGTGAATTTGTGGGGCGTCGTCTTCTAGAGATCGAACCTGGGAATGCCGGAAACTATGTTATTCTT